gttgtgttgtgtgttcagGAGTACGCTAAGATGGTCCAGATCCTGCAGGCCTACTGCATCATCTCCACTGGTGTGCGCATCACCTGCACCAACCAGATGGGCCAGGGCCGGCGCAGCCCAGTACTCTGTACCAGCGGCAGCCACAGCCTGAAGGACAACATCGGGGCTGTGTTTGGGCCCAAACAGGTCTGtgctgtttttaaattgttcttGTTCCTTGTTGTTCTTAATATTATTTAtcttatttctgttatttatatattttgttaaattttTTCCTCTCTGTTTTCATGGCTTATAATGGGACATAACGAGCTTTGTTACTAATCTCCTAATCAATTTTATGCTAATGCTTTCAGGTataaaaatcaatatatatatatatatatatatatatatatatatatatatatatatatatatatatatatatattatttttaatttacatgtcctagatttatttatttttggtttcagATTTGTCCTTTTCCACATTGTTCTGTATCACTGAAGTTGAAATAAAATCCAGGCATATGTCCTCCTCCTTCAGGCTCTTCCTTTGCTTGTCTTTGTGTTCTGCAGCTCCAGAGTCTGATCCCGTTCCAGCAGCTGCCTCCTAGCGAGGACGTCAAAGAGGACTATGGCCTCAGCAAGGCGGACCTACCTGAGCATCTCTACACGTGAGTCTGTGCTGTCACATTGGCAGCACCCATTATGTCAGAGACAGTTTTCAACTTGCACTAGACTTCACCATGTGAGAATCTAGATCTTATAGAATGTTGGACGTTGTGTTCCAGAATCTCAGGGTTCATCTCGCGAGGGGACCATGGAGTGGGGAGGAGCTCCACCGACCGACAGTTCTTCTTCATCAACCAGCGGCCCTGTGATCCATCAAAGGTACCCGAGTCTCTGTCCGATCTCGGTTTGTGTACTTGTGAAGGGAACTTTTACTTCATAATTATAAATTTTAAGAAGAAAACTAGTTATtattagggatgcaccgataccaGTATCGGGTATCGGGCCAATATTGTGCTCATGTACTCGTACTCGTACTCATAGAAATTTTCCCATACCAATTATAActaattatttatgttattattgtggttttattgtacaagtctgctaagatatgtgcataccgatttatacaccagtttacacagtttattgctAAAAGTAaatttgttgttcttgtttatgTAGCCTTTATGCGCACATTTTGATAAATTGAAGAATCACAGGTGATCTAGCtcatctgcctgtcctctgatcgtACAGATTTGTGTGGGTGCAGGGTAGCGACAGGCTTGATGGTGTGGCGTTTAGACTGCTGTTGGCTTCAGCATCGATACAGGACTGAAGGAGCCTCTTGCCTTCAGCCAGCTGCCCCCGGGCACACGGGTTAAGACACTGCCAGGTTActaatgcaacacaaacagccaTGTTGAAAAGCGCGTTTTGTGCCTTGATGTACACAGCTGTAATAGACGGGCGGATCTATTTCAACACGCTTCACGTTgtataaattaaaaagtaaaatatgtatgtaaaatatatttcgagttaataaaatatgtataaacggttttatgttgtaaaatataacttGTCAATAATTGTGCTATAGCCCTATTTTAAAAACCCCcttctccccgtctctctcacTCGACTAGttaaaatgatgatgattattattattattattattattattccctcctccctgtctctctcacgactaattgttattattattatttaataataaatagttacaaaataacattaactaagaagtaaaaacaaaaactttaactGAGTGCCTACAAACTACAAATATTCATCTGGTGTCCTGCACATTTTGTATTcatgctggttcatatgtaaGCTCACAGCGGATCAAACTGAGATGATTCTCTTCATCAAAAAGAGCCTGCCTCTCACCTTCCCAAAAAGGTTTAGTCCTTAGAGGCGCACTAATGTATGATGACTATTTCAGTCGTTCTGTTACAATAGGCTTTGTGGTGTAGTACTGCTATTCAGTGAGTTggacatttaattgaaatgtggaGACAGTGCCAGTGTAGAGGCTGTGTTTGTTTACACAGAAGTTTTATGTTCATTTTTGGATGTCAGAAATAGCCTcctgttatacattttatttaatactcagatattatttatattttattttgtatcaaccaGAGTGCATCTGACAAATAAAAACTttcttcaaatgcattgcactttgatggtaattgtcatttttatggGAGAAATACTGCCTTATTAAGTACTTGGTATCGGTACTTGGTATCGTCAAGTACCCAAATGTAAGTACTCATACTCGGTCTGAAAAAAGTGGTATCAGTGCATccctagttattattattgtattcttCCATCCTTAGGTCTCCAAAGTTGTGAATGAAGTTTATCATATGTACAACAGGCATCAGTATCCATTTGTCGTCCTGGACATCAGTGTTGCTTCAGGTAAGAAGGACACAGAGAGTTTTCTGAGATGCCATGCTGACATGCCCTCCCAGTAATTAAGAATTGCTTTGCTGGATGCTCTCTGAAAGTACGGGCCGGTGATCAGATCAGAGGGCTGTAGTCTGTCCTTTACAGAGAAGTATTTCCCTCTAAACAAAGAGATCACCAAGTCTCCCAATAGTCAAGAGTAGTGGTAGTGAATTGAGCAATGCGGAACGTTGTGAAACATGGTGTGAAATCGAGACTCCTGCATCAGGCAGCTGTACAGTGATGGCTTTCCTTTCAGACTGCGTGGATGTCAATGTCACGCCGGACAAGCGTCAGATCCTCCTCCAGGAAGAGAAGCTCCTGTTGGCCACCCTGAAGACCTCCCTGATGGCCATGTATGACACTGGCGTCAACAAGATCAGCCTCTGTCAGGCTGCCTTTGAAAGGCCAGGTATGGACTCCTGTTCTAGAATCAAAAGCCATGTTTGCAGTTTTGTTGTTCCCTTTATTTATCaatctgtttgttcaattaaACTAGGTATAAGCAGGGGAATTGCGCAGCCTCACAAAGAAGCTACAGCAGAAGATAAAGCTGCAGCAGAAGATCCGGTTGTGGAACGTGGGGAGTTTTCAGAATTTGCAGATGTTCCAGAACCCAGCGCATCAATGAGCATAGCCAGGCTGAGGGCCGCGTTTTCTCTGCACCAGGCAGCTGCCAACACGGAGAAGGGAGGCAGCGGCAGTGGGAGCCCAGGGCAACAGAAACCTCCAGCCCAGAAGACGATACAGTCCTTCTTCGGCAGCTCAGACAGTACCGGCACTAGCAGAGGCTTCCCACACTCGCACTTGAAAAGTCTCAGGGACAAATTTCAAGCCTCTGGCCCCGGGGAGCAATGTGAGGACTACCGGGATGAGACTAAACAAGAGAGTGACACGGATTCAGGGAGAGGCAGCACTCTCTCAGGTCAGGGGTCTGCCACCAGCACCCCAGATAGCGCCTGTGGACCAGCGTCGGACCACGGCTCTCCGGGCCTGGCAGGGACTGTTGCCCATGGTGTTAAAACTGAGGACGAACAAGAGGACCAAGTAAAGGAAACAGAGGTCCGAGTGGCAGCACAGATCTCAGATGAGCCCTCCAGCTGCAGCTACCACAGCAGGAGTGAGGGGGACCTCTTGACCCTTGCTGCCCTGTCTGAGGAGGGCAGTGTGAGCCCGGGTGCGAAGCGTGCCAGGCTGGACGAGATGCTCCCGCCGGTCCATTGCATCCCCACTGCTGGGCTCAGGGTGGACGCCCCAGTCTGCCTGCAGAAGAAGACCGTCCCGCTGCCCTTCTGCCTGACAGAGCTGGCCGGCAGGGTGCAGAGGCTGGGGGAGCAGCGGCGGCAACACGCCGAGGACAGGCTGAAGTTCCGCCGTTTCAGGGCCAAGATCAGCCCTGGGGAGAACCAGAATGCGGAGGAGGAGCTGAAGAAGGAGATCAGGTATTGCCACAGCCCAGCCTACAACGTCAGTGTTAGCTCTGAAATGAATCCAGGGCCATTTGCAAAAAATCATGGTTTGTAGTGGAAACGGTGACTCATTTTTTGGATTAAAAAACATTGCCATACAGTCCTGACATGTAAAATCTTAGCATTCTATTTCTATCACCTTAAATCTATTTAAATGTAGGCTGTATTTAATAGGATCCAATCCTCAGCTATTACTCGATTCTTAATCTAAGCATTTGTGTGTTCACTGCcttgtgttttgtattattacttattAGTTACTATATGGTCCAGAGCCTTTAAAAGGTTTTGTGTTTCTCCCCTAGTAAGGATATGTTTGGGAAGATGGAGATCATAGGCCAGTTTAACCTGGGGTTCATCATCACCAAGCTCAACTCGGACATCTTCATGATCGACCAGCACGCTACAGACGAGAAGTACAACTTCGAGATGCTGCAGCAGCACACGGTTCTTCAGGGCCAGAGACTCATCGCGTGAGTGATCCTGATATCTTGTACTGTGTATTCATGGTTTCTGTGGTCAACAGGACTCTGTTGTTGAAATATGAGCCAGTGAGAGCCTTGCCTTTCAGTTCACTAATTAGCATATCATTATATGGGGTCAAAACTGtgatgtgtttgtctttttcctgtttctttAAGCCCCCAAAACCTAAACTTGACAGCAGTAAATGAGACTGTGCTGATAGAAAACTTGGAGATCTTCCAGAAGAATGGCTTTGAGTTCCTTATCGATGAGGATGGTAAGAAATGTAGCTTCAGTTGTCTTAACAGACTCTACAAATCAGCA
This sequence is a window from Amia ocellicauda isolate fAmiCal2 chromosome 17, fAmiCal2.hap1, whole genome shotgun sequence. Protein-coding genes within it:
- the pms2 gene encoding mismatch repair endonuclease PMS2; translation: MTEPCSDQAQAIRPIDRHSVHQICSGQVVLNLSTAVKELVENSIDAGATNIEIKLKESGAELVEVSDNGKGVEKGNFEGLTLKHHTSKLQEFSDLIHVETFGFRGEALSSLCALSDLSVVTCHESAKVGTRLVFDHDGRLTQKSPHPRQQGTTVTLQHLFSTLPVRHKEFQRNIKKEYAKMVQILQAYCIISTGVRITCTNQMGQGRRSPVLCTSGSHSLKDNIGAVFGPKQLQSLIPFQQLPPSEDVKEDYGLSKADLPEHLYTISGFISRGDHGVGRSSTDRQFFFINQRPCDPSKVSKVVNEVYHMYNRHQYPFVVLDISVASDCVDVNVTPDKRQILLQEEKLLLATLKTSLMAMYDTGVNKISLCQAAFERPGISRGIAQPHKEATAEDKAAAEDPVVERGEFSEFADVPEPSASMSIARLRAAFSLHQAAANTEKGGSGSGSPGQQKPPAQKTIQSFFGSSDSTGTSRGFPHSHLKSLRDKFQASGPGEQCEDYRDETKQESDTDSGRGSTLSGQGSATSTPDSACGPASDHGSPGLAGTVAHGVKTEDEQEDQVKETEVRVAAQISDEPSSCSYHSRSEGDLLTLAALSEEGSVSPGAKRARLDEMLPPVHCIPTAGLRVDAPVCLQKKTVPLPFCLTELAGRVQRLGEQRRQHAEDRLKFRRFRAKISPGENQNAEEELKKEISKDMFGKMEIIGQFNLGFIITKLNSDIFMIDQHATDEKYNFEMLQQHTVLQGQRLIAPQNLNLTAVNETVLIENLEIFQKNGFEFLIDEDAPAMERVKLVSLPTSKNWAFGPADIEELIFMLSDSPGVMCRPSRVRQMFASRACRKSVMIGTALNTSEMRKLVTHMGEIEQPWNCPHGRPTMRHLANLEMISSD